In Pecten maximus chromosome 10, xPecMax1.1, whole genome shotgun sequence, one genomic interval encodes:
- the LOC117336622 gene encoding keratin-associated protein 5-4-like — translation MSLARIGSCGTSPGHTIRIGSCGTSPGHTIRIGSCGTSPGHTIRIGSCGTSPGHTIRIGSCGTSPGHTIRIGSCGTSPGHTIRIGSCGTSPGHTIRIGSCGTSPGHTIRIGSCGTSPGHTIRIGSCGTSPGHTIRIGSCGTSPGHTIRIGSCGTSPGHTIRIGSCGTSPGHTIRIGSCGTSPGHTIRIGSCGTSPGHTIRIGSCGTSPGHTIRIGSCGTSPGHTIRIGSCGTSPGHTIRIGSCGTSPGHTIRIGSCGTSPGHTIRIGSCGTSPGHTIRIGSCGTSPGHTIRIGSCGTSPGHTIRIGSCGTSPGHTIRIGSCGTSPGHTIRIGSCGTSPGHTIRIGSCGTSPGHTIHATVLQKL, via the coding sequence ATGTCGTTGGCTAGGATAGGATCATGTGGCACCTCACCTGGTCACACTATTCGGATAGGATCATGTGGCACCTCACCTGGTCACACTATTCGGATAGGATCATGTGGCACCTCACCTGGTCACACTATTCGGATAGGATCATGTGGCACCTCACCTGGTCACACTATTCGGATAGGATCATGTGGCACCTCACCTGGTCACACTATTCGGATAGGATCATGTGGCACCTCACCTGGTCACACTATTCGGATAGGATCATGTGGCACCTCACCTGGTCACACTATTCGGATAGGATCATGTGGCACCTCACCTGGTCACACTATTCGGATAGGATCATGTGGCACCTCACCTGGTCACACTATTCGGATAGGATCATGTGGCACCTCACCTGGTCACACTATTCGGATAGGATCATGTGGCACCTCACCTGGTCACACTATTCGGATAGGATCATGTGGCACCTCACCTGGTCACACTATTCGGATAGGATCATGTGGCACCTCACCTGGTCACACTATTCGGATAGGATCATGTGGCACCTCACCTGGTCACACTATTCGGATAGGATCATGTGGCACCTCACCTGGTCACACTATTCGGATAGGATCATGTGGCACCTCACCTGGTCACACTATTCGGATAGGATCATGTGGCACCTCACCTGGTCACACTATTCGGATAGGATCATGTGGCACCTCACCTGGTCACACTATTCGGATAGGATCATGTGGCACCTCACCTGGTCACACTATTCGGATAGGATCATGTGGCACCTCACCTGGTCACACTATTCGGATAGGATCATGTGGCACCTCACCTGGTCACACTATTCGGATAGGATCATGTGGCACCTCACCTGGTCACACTATTCGGATAGGATCATGTGGCACCTCACCTGGTCACACTATTCGGATAGGATCATGTGGCACCTCACCTGGTCACACTATTCGGATAGGATCATGTGGCACCTCACCTGGTCACACTATTCGGATAGGATCATGTGGCACCTCACCTGGTCACACTATTCGGATAGGATCATGTGGCACCTCACCTGGTCACACTATTCATGCAACGGTTTTACAAAAGCTGTGA